AACCGTCTAAACTATCCTGCCTCGTAAACCCTGCGGCACCGAGATGTGCTCTGTTTTGGTGACCTTCGCTAATACTGAAAGAACTTCTCCACAAATCTCTGTGGTGCCCACCGACCCGCAAATTCAGATCTGTGTTATTCTGGATAGTATACCTATAGAACCCATCTAAAACATCGATATAGTGCATAAAAACAGTATCTGTAATATCGTAGTCAACGTTAAAAGAAACACCCATACCGGCAAGCATATTATCATTTACCTGAACAGAAGAAGCTAGAAGCCCGTCAAAATCAAATGCCACATCAACATTCCCTGTACCACCGGTTGCACTTACCGATACCGGAACAGAATTGCCAAAAGTTCTTCCTGCCACAGGAATTACAGCAGTAGCCTGACCGTTGGCGGGAATACTAACAGAAGACGACTGAGCTCCAGCAATACTTGCAACAACATTGGAAAGAGTGCTGCCGGTGTGATTTGTAAGAACCACACTCATTGTGGGACTGGTTGAGTGAAACTCAATCAGGTGGATACCAAAAGGTGTAAGATCAAGATTTTGTACGCCACTGTTTACAGGAATTGTTCCGGTGACCAGATTCGATGAAAGCGGAAGAGGCCCAAGGTGCTGATGATGTATCTCGTCATCAATATTTTCTTCTTTAATCTGAAAGTCTGTTGTATCACGTTTGATATAACTGAATATCAGCGTACTGTCTCCATGCCGATATGGTTTATCAGCGTAGATGGGATTGCCTTTCTCGTCAAATTTCAAAGTGTCCTTAAAGAATTTCTGGTCCATATTGATAATGGCCAAACTGTCTCCTTTAATGAACATGTTTTCCAGTTCTTCACCAAGAAAAAACTTGTGATTTGTTATTGGTAAATCCATTGCGGAAGTCCATCTCAAAGGCTCTTCATCAACCGGATTTGCACATTGCAGTAACAACATATTAACCGTTACAACAGCAATGCAGAGACCAACCCGTGAAATTTTTGGCACCCTAAACATCCATCCTCCTTATGTAAAACAAAAGAATCCGTGTTCCTAAAATACCTGAAAAAAACGCTTCTTGCAGATAAATCATGTGTTTACGACCATTTAAACGCATATTCAACTTCAAAATAATATAATAACCCCCCGGTGTTGTGCAAAAAACTAAACTATTCGAAATTACAATAGTATTTCATAATCCACACTCCTCCGGCATAACACTAAATGAATAGAAAAAAACACTCTCTTAAGAGTCGCTTTCGGGGAAGTGCTGCTCAGCTTGAATGAATTCATAATTATTTTTGATGCCTGATTATCGGGGGTGATAAGTGATCCCAAGAGCAAAGAGGAAGTCAAACTGGGCTGTGTTTTCTCTCAACAAAAGCTTCCTGAAACAGATATCTTCTTGTCCTGATCATCAAATCAGGGCATTTCCATTTACCAGAGGAGCTCCTTTTCTTAACTACTTTATGTAAGTCGTCAGTTTGCACCCATTCAGGATTTGCATTTTTTTTGTAGGTTCCATGGATGACACAAAAAAAAGCCCCCGTGTCGAATGACACGGAGGCTTTCAGTTATAAAGAACCGATTTTTTTCAGATGTTATCAGGAAGCATGCGGTTTACCGGAGTTTTCTGCTCCCAGGGCAATCGCAGATTCCTCCTGCTCATCATCACCCCCCTTGTCTTCAATGAGGGTTTCTGATTTTTGTTTTCGTGAAACCGCTCTTGGCAAAACCCTCGCTTTTTTGGCACTTTCAAGTGTATCACCGTTTATTACCTTGAGGATTTCTTCCCTGTCGAGCATCTCATGCTCAAGGAGTGCATTAGCCAGCAGCTCAAGCTGATCATGGTGATCATTTAAGATCTGCTGTGCCCTCTTAAGCTGCTCTTCGAAAATTTTACGCATTACCGAATCGATTGTTTCAGCAGTTTTATCTGAAAAATCCCGGTGACGGTTTACCTCTCTGCCCAGGAAAATCGCCTCATCCTGTTCGCCATAGGCAATTGGTCCCAATTCGTCGGTCATACCATAATCGCACACCATCTTTCTAACCAGATTGGTTGCCTGTTTTATATCATTTGAAGCGCCGGTTGTCTGATGATTAAAGATCATCTGTTCAGCAATCCTTCCACCCAGCATTATACACACTCTATCCAGTATGTACTGTTTAGTGTAACTGTATCTGTCTTCTCCGGGCAGTGAGAAAGTGACTCCCAAAGCACGTCCCCTTGGAATAATTGTAACCTTATGCAACGGATCGGCTTCTGTGCAATGGATATTACAGATCGCATGTCCCGCTTCATGATAGGCAGTTACCTTTTTCTCTTTTTCCGAAAGCACAAGGCTCTTACGCTCTGTTCCCATAAGCACTTTATCCTTAGCCTCTTCAAAATCCAGCATTGTAACATAGTCCTGCCCGAATCTGGCAGCCATCAATGAAGCTTCGTTTACCAGATTTGCAAGATCCGCCCCCACAAAACCCGGTGTACCCCGTGCAATGGTGTGAAGATCAACATCTGATCCAAGAGGGATCTTCGCAGTGTGTACTTTAAGTATTCCCTCACGTCCCTTTACATCGGGCATATCCACCACAACCTGACGGTCAAAGCGCCCGGGCCTGAGAAGTGCAGGATCAAGCACATCGGCACGGTTTGTTGCAGCTATAAGGATCACTCCGGAATTAACCTCAAAACCATCCATCTCAACAAGCATCTGATTAAGAGTCTGTTCTCTCTCATCATGCCCACCACCAAGTCCTGCTCCACGCTGACGCCCCACAGCATCAATTTCATCTATGAAGATGATACATGGCGAACTCTTCTTAGCTGTGTCAAAGAGATCTCTCACCCTGGATGCACCAACACCCACAAACATCTCAACAAAATCAGATCCGCTCATGGACAGAAACGGTACCCCGGCCTCTCCGGCCACACATCTGGCAAGAAGAGTTTTACCTGTTCCCGGAGGACCTAAAAGAAGAACCCCTTTGGGAATTTTACCACCAAGTTTTTTGAACTTGTTTGGATCCTTTAGAAATTCGATAATTTCAGACAGTTCACTTTTTGCCTCCTCTACACCCGCAGCATCAGCAAAAGTAAGCTGAGGACGATCGAGTGAATGCAGTTTTGCCTTGCTCTTACCGAAAGAAAACATACCTTTCTGTCCGGAATTCATTCTGCGAATAAAGAAAATCCAGATCATTATAAGAAAAACATATGGCAACATACCGATAAGCACATTCCCCCACACATTTTCCTGTTCAAAGGTATACTCAAAACCCCTCTGATCCCATTCACTAAGCATCTGAGAATCCACAAAGGGCAGATTTACCACAAAATAACCGGTTGTTGCAGCCTCCTCATCACTGGAGAGATTTGTTATAACCGAAGGATCTGCCACCTCACCTCTCAGAACCGCCCTGTTATCACCTTTCTGAATAACACTGGCCTCAGTTATTTCAGCATCACTCTTAAGCAGTTCCCTGAACTGACTGTACGAGAGCTCAGTTTCCTTCTGAGAATTAAGAGGATCTACAGTTCTAAATGCAAGTATAGCTATTACTGTTACAATCAGCCATAATACAATTTTCTTTGACGGATCCTTACGAGGCCCTTTTGGTTCATTCTCATTATCTTTACGCCTATGGCCAGCCGGATCGTTTCCTAATCCGAAGCCCTTCTTTTTTTGTTTTCAGATCCCAAATGTATCCTCCGCATTATATGGTTTTAAAAAAAATAAACCTTGTAAACAAAATATATAAATCATTTGTGTGGTTGAAAGGAAATGATAAAAACTCTCCTGCACCCTTCTGTAACCCTGAATTTATGGGAAATACGCATCCCGGGTACCCACACCACTTCTCCCTGAGCCGAAACTACAACACCCATGTGCTCATATTCCCACCTCGATACTCCCTGTGCAGATAAGAACTGCTTCAAATTCATGCTTCCTTTTGCCCCTAAAGGCCAAAATTCATCCTCATCATTGACAGCCCGAAACGAAAGCGGAAGTTCATTTCTCTCTACGTTAAGCCAGACAGTTTTATTGTCCCGGGGCATAATGCCATTATTCTTTTGGTATCCTGATACCAGAAACCGTGCAGCAATCTCTTCACATATGATTTCCCCGGGGTAATCCAACAGATAATTGAAACTGACCCTCGGAGCATTAACTCTGTAAATAAGCAGCTGATTCTTCCTGTTCATGCAACACCAACCCGATGGGAGAAGGAATTTGGTTTTATTCACTGTTAGCGCTGCGTCTACGACCCTTTGAATATGATCTCTCAGTACTGTTATTCCGTTACGTCTGAAAAGCTCTATTACCGCAGATGACGCCAGTGCGGTGTCTGTAAACCCCTCTCTTTTTACCCTAACTAGATCGGGGTTGCAATCTATTACGTTGGAACGGATCCATATATTGACTTGAGCCTCTGTTTGTTCATTCAGTTTATTCATCTGTCTGGCAAAGCAACTCAGATTATTCACCACATCCGGCTCACCAAGTTTGATTGCGGGAAGAATGGTGTGCCTTATCCAATTTCTCTTAAAGTTCTGATCCTCATTGGATGAGTCATTCCTGTATCTTATATTCCTTTCATTTAACCACTTCAGCAACTCTTCCCTCTGCAAAGACAAAAGAGGACGTATAACTCCATCTTCACGTGCCGGCAAAATACCCCTTAATCCCCTGATCCCAGCTCCCCTCATAAGCCGCATCAAAACCGTTTCTGCCTGATCATCCTTTGTGTGAGCCGTAGCTATATAATCAAAACAGTGTTTTTTCTTAACCTGATGGAAAAATTTGTATCTTTCATTTCTGGCCCACTCCTCTATTCCACCACTTTTTGGGGTTCTCTTCGAAAGCCTTTTGTTAAAAAACTCCAGCCTTAAGTTATTTGAAAAAGCCTCTACCAATTTCTCATCTTCATCAGACTCCTCTCCCCTGAGAGCGTGATTTACGTGAGCAACAGCAATTTTTTTCAGCGGCAACTTTGGCATAAGTTCATATAGAAGATAGAGCATTGAAACGGAATCCGCTCCCCCGCTGACGCAGAGAAGAACAGAACTATTCTGCTTAAGATTTTGATTGCAAAAATGAAGAACTTCTGATTCACAAGACTGGGAAAGATACATGGGATGTATAGTTTTATAAGAGGGGGAAATGGTAGCAGCGGAGGGAGTCGAACCCCCGACACGTGGATTATGATTCCACTGCTCTAACCTACTGAGCTACGCTGCCACTTGTGTGATGCTTAATATATGTTAACAGAAAAAATATGTCAACAAAAATATCTGATTTCAGGCAATTTTATGCAAAAATCACTCAATTTCGAGAATATTTTGGACCATCTGAGCTTCCTGGGATTCAGGACACTGTTTGATAAGTTTTCTCCAAACCATCTCTCTGGATTTCATTTTCTCCTGACGCTCGTAAGACAATCCAAGTTTATAGAGAGCAACACAAATCTCCGTTCTTTCCGGATGACTTCGGATAAACTCCAAATACACTCTTTCTGCAGTTTCGAAATCTCTTTTGGCGTAATAACTCTCTGCAATCCAGTACTGAGACTTTATTGCCTCTTCACTTTCAGGAAACAGGGCTTTAA
This is a stretch of genomic DNA from Chitinispirillum alkaliphilum. It encodes these proteins:
- a CDS encoding Cell division protein FtsH, which gives rise to MADPSVITNLSSDEEAATTGYFVVNLPFVDSQMLSEWDQRGFEYTFEQENVWGNVLIGMLPYVFLIMIWIFFIRRMNSGQKGMFSFGKSKAKLHSLDRPQLTFADAAGVEEAKSELSEIIEFLKDPNKFKKLGGKIPKGVLLLGPPGTGKTLLARCVAGEAGVPFLSMSGSDFVEMFVGVGASRVRDLFDTAKKSSPCIIFIDEIDAVGRQRGAGLGGGHDEREQTLNQMLVEMDGFEVNSGVILIAATNRADVLDPALLRPGRFDRQVVVDMPDVKGREGILKVHTAKIPLGSDVDLHTIARGTPGFVGADLANLVNEASLMAARFGQDYVTMLDFEEAKDKVLMGTERKSLVLSEKEKKVTAYHEAGHAICNIHCTEADPLHKVTIIPRGRALGVTFSLPGEDRYSYTKQYILDRVCIMLGGRIAEQMIFNHQTTGASNDIKQATNLVRKMVCDYGMTDELGPIAYGEQDEAIFLGREVNRHRDFSDKTAETIDSVMRKIFEEQLKRAQQILNDHHDQLELLANALLEHEMLDREEILKVINGDTLESAKKARVLPRAVSRKQKSETLIEDKGGDDEQEESAIALGAENSGKPHAS
- a CDS encoding tRNA(Ile)-lysidine synthetase; amino-acid sequence: MYLSQSCESEVLHFCNQNLKQNSSVLLCVSGGADSVSMLYLLYELMPKLPLKKIAVAHVNHALRGEESDEDEKLVEAFSNNLRLEFFNKRLSKRTPKSGGIEEWARNERYKFFHQVKKKHCFDYIATAHTKDDQAETVLMRLMRGAGIRGLRGILPAREDGVIRPLLSLQREELLKWLNERNIRYRNDSSNEDQNFKRNWIRHTILPAIKLGEPDVVNNLSCFARQMNKLNEQTEAQVNIWIRSNVIDCNPDLVRVKREGFTDTALASSAVIELFRRNGITVLRDHIQRVVDAALTVNKTKFLLPSGWCCMNRKNQLLIYRVNAPRVSFNYLLDYPGEIICEEIAARFLVSGYQKNNGIMPRDNKTVWLNVERNELPLSFRAVNDEDEFWPLGAKGSMNLKQFLSAQGVSRWEYEHMGVVVSAQGEVVWVPGMRISHKFRVTEGCRRVFIISFQPHK